CCAGTCTCCTCCTAGGGTCGCATTGCCAGTTTTTTGGCTGGATGCTGCTATGTTGGCCCCTATCATTTGATTCAGGTGCTGGATGAATTTTTCTCCTATTTTTCCGGCTGCTACTTCACATCCATACACTAAAATATCGGCGGTTTTTGTTAGGGCTTTTCCCCACTGCTGAAGT
This sequence is a window from Planktothrix tepida PCC 9214. Protein-coding genes within it:
- a CDS encoding DUF4347 domain-containing protein, coding for LQQWGKALTKTADILVYGCEVAAGKIGEKFIQHLNQMIGANIAASSQKTGNATLGGDWKLDKTIGSIETPLAFSAVTMKSYAGVLAIKDFDVSSIFSDDVIINYNNG